A window of Sebastes umbrosus isolate fSebUmb1 chromosome 3, fSebUmb1.pri, whole genome shotgun sequence contains these coding sequences:
- the myh11a gene encoding myosin-11a isoform X2 — MSKKAPTEDEKFLYVNKDILNSPMAQADWSAKKLVWIPSERHGFEAASIKEEHGDEVLVELADNAKKVTVNKDDIQKMNPPKFSKVEDMAELTCLNEASVLHNIRERYYSGLIYTYSGLFCVVVNPYKMLPIYSEKIIEMYKGKKRHEVPPHIYSIADNAYRNMMQDREDQSILCTGESGAGKTENTKKVIQYLAVVASSHKGKKDSSVGELEKQLLQANPILEAFGNAKTIKNDNSSRFGKFIRINFDVTGYIVGANIETYLLEKSRCIRQAKTERAFHIFYYMIAGVQEKLREELLLEPFSNYRFLSAGHVQLPGQTDDEMYEETMEAMKIMGLTDEDRTDILKVCSTVMQLGNIEFKKERNQEQATMPDNTAAQKVCHLQGINVTDFTRAILTPRIKVGREVVQKAQTKEQADFAIEALAKAVFERLFRWLLARVNKALDKTKRQGASFLGILDIAGFEIFEDNSFEQLCINYTNEKLQQLFNHTMFILEQEEYQREGIEWNFIDFGLDLQPCIELIERPNNPPGVLALLDEECWFPKATDVSFVEKLMNTQGNHVKFAKPKQLKDKTEFSLLHYAGKVDYNATAWLTKNMDPLNDNVTSLLNSSSSQFVQDLWKDADRVVGLDTLAKMSDSSMPSGSKTKKGMFRTVGQLYKESLAKLMTTLHNTQPNFVRCIIPNHEKRAGKLDAYLVLEQLRCNGVLEGIRICRQGFPNRIVFQEFRQRYEILAASAIPKGFMDGKQACCLMIKHLDLDPNLYRIGQSKIFFRTGVLAQLEEERDLKITVVIIAFQAQTRGFLARKAFAKRQAQLTAMKVIQRNCAAYLKLRNWQWWRLFTKVKPLLQVTRQEEEMGMKDEELQRAKEVASKFDAELKEISLKHTSVLEERNALQEQLQAETELYAEAEEMRVRLASKKQELEEILHEMEARLDEEEERAQALLVDKKKMQQQMQELEEHLEEEEDARQKLQLEKVTSEGKVKKLEDDILVMEDHNNKLQKERKLMEERIADFSSNLAEEEEKSKNLTKLKNKHESMISELEVRLKKEEKGRQELDKAKRKLDAESNDMQEQIADLQAQIADLKAQLAKKEEELQNALARLEDETGQKNNALKKIRELEGHISDLQEDLDSERAARNKAEKFKRDLGEELEALKSELEDTLDTTATQQELRAKREQEVNLLKKAIDDENRTHECVTQEMRQKHTQAVEELTEQLEQSKRVKSNLEKAKQALEKETSELTVEVRSLNQAKQDGEHKRKKLEGQVTDLQSRFTDSEKQKAELGERCSKITVELESVTNLLNEAEGKNIKLSKDVSGLTSQLQDSQEQLAEETRQKLQFSTKLRQAEDDKNNLQEQLEEEMEAKRNVERHVSTLNIQLSDSKKKLDEMTGNVELLEEGKKRLQRDLEAANTQFEEKASAYDKLEKTKNRLQQELEDTLMDLDNQRQNVSNLEKKQKKFDQMLAEEKSISSKYADERDRAEAEAREKDTKALSLGRALDEAQGSREELERANKALKMEMEDLISSKDDVGKSVHELEKSKRGLDAQVEEMKTQLEELEDELQAAEDAKLRLEVNMQALKAQFDRDLQGRDEMGEEKKRQLVKQVRELETELEDERKQRALATAAKKKLETDMKDLEGQIETASKGRDEAIKQLRKLQAQMKDYQRELEDAHAAREEVLTTAKESEKKAKGLEAELMQLQEEMAAAERGRKQAEAERDELSDELASNSSGKSALADEKRRLEAKISQLEEELEEEQSNMEIINDRLRKSTQQVDQLNNELQTERSTSQKNESARQQMERQNKELKAKLQEMENQVKSKFKSSISALEAKVAQLEEQLEQENREKQASAKGLRQKDKKLKDLVMQVEDERKQGEQYKDQAEKANTRMKQLKRQLEESEEESQRATAARRKLQRELDEATEASDAMSREVNTLKSKLRRGNEPSFGSTARRTGGGRRVVEDASEEEADSQGDFNGTKSAE, encoded by the exons ATGTCCAAGAAGGCCCCAACCGAGGACGAGAAGTTCCTCTACGTTAACAAAGACATCCTGAACAGCCCCATGGCTCAGGCTGACTGGTCGGCCAAGAAGCTGGTGTGGATCCCATCGGAGAGGCATGGCTTCGAGGCGGCCAGTATCAAGGAGGAGCACGGCGACGAGGTGCTGGTGGAGCTGGCTGACAACGCCAAGAAGGTGACGGTCAATAAGGATGACATCCAGAAGATGAACCCGCCCAAGTTCAGCAAGGTGGAGGACATGGCTGAGCTCACCTGCCTGAACGAAGCCTCCGTGTTGCACAACATCCGCGAGAGATACTATTCTGGCCTTATTTAT ACATACTCCGGCCTGTTCTGCGTGGTGGTGAACCCCTACAAAATGCTGCCCATTTACTCAGAGAAGATCATTGAAATGTACAAAGGGAAGAAACGACATGAAGTCCCCCCTCATATCTACTCCATCGCCGATAATGCCTACAGGAACATGATGCAAG ATCGTGAGGACCAGTCCATTCTCTGCAC TGGAGAGTCTGGTGCTGGGAAGACGGAGAACACCAAGAAGGTCATCCAGTATCTGGCTGTTGTGGCCTCCTCACATAAAGGCAAGAAGGACAGCAGTGTT GGGGAGCTGGAGAAGCAGCTCTTGCAGGCCAACCCCATCCTGGAGGCTTTCGGAAATGCCAAGACCATCAAAAATGACAACTCCTCCCGATTT GGTAAATTCATCCGCATCAACTTTGATGTGACCGGCTACATTGTTGGAGCCAACATTGAGACTT ACCTGCTGGAGAAGTCTCGCTGTATCAGACAAGCAAAGACAGAAAGagcttttcacatcttctaCTACATGATTGCTGGTGTCCAGGAAAAACTGCGGG AGGAGCTTCTTCTGGAGCCCTTCAGCAATTACCGCTTCCTGAGTGCCGGTCACGTTCAGCTCCCCGGCCAGACGGACGATGAGATGTATGAAGAGACCATGGAGGCCATGAAGATCATGGGACTCACCGACGAGGACAGAACCG ATATCCTGAAGGTGTGCTCCACAGTCATGCAGCTGGGAAATATTGAGTTCAAGAAAGAGAGGAACCAGGAGCAGGCCACTATGCCAGACAACACCG CGGCCCAGAAGGTGTGTCACCTGCAGGGCATCAATGTGACAGACTTTACCCGAGCCATCCTCACCCCTCGAATCAAAGTGGGCAGAGAGGTGGTGCAGAAGGCACAGACCAAAGAGCAG GCTGACTTTGCTATTGAAGCCCTGGCTAAAGCTGTGTTTGAGCGACTGTTCCGCTGGCTCCTGGCCCGTGTCAACAAGGCCCTGGACAAGACCAAACGCCAGGGAGCCTCCTTCCTGGGAATCCTCGACATCGCCGGCTTTGAGATCTTTGAG GACAACTCCTTTGAGCAGCTGTGCATCAACTACACCaatgagaagctgcagcagctcttcaACCACACCATGTTCATCCTGGAGCAGGAGGAGTACCAGAGGGAGGGCATCGAGTGGAACTTCATCGACTTCGGCCTCGACCTGCAGCCCTGCATTGAGCTCATCGAGAGGCCG AACAACCCTCCAGGTGTTCTGGCCCTGCTGGATGAAGAGTGCTGGTTCCCCAAAGCCACAGATGTCtcctttgtggagaaactcatgAACACACAAGGGAACCATGTGAAATTCGCCAAACCTAAACAGCTCAAAGACAAGACAGAGTTTTCTCTTTTACATTATGCTGGAAAG gTGGACTATAACGCCACAGCCTGGTTGACAAAGAACATGGACCCTCTAAATGACAACGTCACGTCACTGCTCAACAGCTCCTCCAGCCAGTTTGTGCAAGACCTGTGGAAAGATG CGGACAGAGTGGTGGGTCTTGACACATTAGCCAAGATGTCAGACAGCTCCATGCCGAGTGGGTCAAAGACCAAGAAGGGAATGTTCCGCACGGTCGGACAGCTCTACAAGGAGTCTCTGGCCAAACTTATGACCACACTGCACAACACGCAGCCCAACTTCGTCAGATGCATCATCCCCAACCACGAGAAGAGG GCCGGGAAGCTGGATGCGTACCTGGTCCTGGAGCAGCTGAGGTGTAACGGTGTCTTGGAGGGGATCAGAATCTGCCGACAAGGATTTCCAAACAGAATCGTCTTCCAGGAGTTCCGCCAGCG TTATGAGATCCTGGCTGCTAGCGCTATCCCCAAAGGTTTCATGGATGGCAAACAAGCCTGCTGCCTCATG ATCAAGCACCTGGACTTGGACCCCAACCTGTACAGGATCGGACAGAGTAAGATCTTCTTCCGCACGGGAGTGCTGgcccagctggaggaggagagagatctGAAGATCACTGTGGTCATCATCGCTTTCCAGGCCCAGACTAGAGGCTTCCTAGCCAGAAA GGCATTTGCCAAGAGGCAAGCGCAACTCACAGCCATGAAGGTGATCCAGAGAAACTGTGCTGCCTACCTCAAACTAAGGAACTGGCAGTGGTGGAGGCTCTTCACAAAG GTCAAGCCTCTCCTGCAAGTGACCcgacaggaggaggagatgggtaTGAAGGACgaagagctgcagagagccAAAGAAGTTGCTTCAAAGTTTGACGCTGAGCTGAAGGAGATCAGCCTGAAACACACATCG GTTTTGGAGGAGAGGAACGCACTGCAGGAGCAGCTTCAAGCAGAGACAGAGCTGTACGCCGAGGCTGAGGAGATGAGGGTTCGTCTGGCGTCTAAGAAGCAGGAGTTGGAGGAGATCCTCCATGAGATGGAGGCGAGAttggatgaggaggaagaacgTGCTCAGGCGCTGTTAGTGGATAAGAAGAAGATGCAACAGCAGATGCAG GAATTGGAAGAACatttagaggaggaggaagatgccCGTCAAAAGTTGCAGCTGGAGAAGGTTACCTCTGAGGGGAAGGTCAAAAAGCTGGAGGACGACATCTTGGTGATGGAGGACCATAACAACAAGCTGCAGAAG GAGAGAaagctgatggaggagaggattgCAGACTTCAGTTCCAACctggcagaggaagaggagaagtcAAAGAACCTCACCAAgctcaaaaataaacatgagtCCATGATCTCTGAACTAGAGG TCCGTTtgaaaaaggaagagaaggGTCGACAGGAGCTGGATAAGGCTAAGCGTAAGTTGGATGCAGAGTCGAATGACATGCAAGAGCAGATAGCTGACCTGCAGGCCCAGATCGCTGACCTCAAAGCCCAGCTTgcaaagaaggaggaggagttacaGAACGCCTTGGCCAG gtTAGAAGATGAGACGGGTCAGAAGAACAACGCTCTGAAGAAGATCAGAGAGCTGGAGGGACACATCTCCGACCTGCAGGAGGACCTCGACTCTGAGCGGGCTGCTAGGAACAAAGCAGAGAAGTTCAAACGGGACCTCGGGGAGGAGCTGGAGGCCCTCAAGTCTGAGCTAGAGGACACCTTGGACACTACTGCCACACAGCAGGAACTAAG ggCCAAACGAGAGCAGGAGGTGAACTTGCTGAAGAAAGCCATCGATGACGAGAACCGCACCCACGAGTGCGTGACACAGGAGATGAGACAGAAACACACCCAGGCTGTGGAGGAGCTCACAGAGCAGCTGGAGCAGTCCAAACGA GTGAAGTCAAACCTGGAGAAGGCTAAACAAGCTCTGGAGAAAGAGACATCAGAATTAACCGTGGAGGTGCGCTCACTCAACCAGGCCAAACAAGACGGGGAGCACAAGAGGAAGAAGTTGGAAGGTCAGGTGACAGATCTGCAGTCACGCTTCACCGACAGCGAGAAGCAGAAGGCCGAGCTGGGAGAGCGCTGCTCCAAGATCACT GTTGAACTGGAGAGTGTTACAAACCTACTGAATGAAGCAGAAGGCAAGAACATCAAACTGAGTAAAGATGTTTCCGGCCTTACCTCCCAACTCCAAGACTCACAG GAACAGCTGGCTGAGGAGACGCGTCAGAAACTGCAGTTCTCTACAAAGCTGCGGCAAGCGGAAGACGACAAGAATAACTTGCAGGAGCAGCTTGAAGAGGAGATGGAGGCCAAGAGGAACGTGGAGAGACACGTGTCCACCCTCAACATCCAG TTGTCTGATTCGAAAAAGAAGCTGGACGAAATGACGGGAAACGTCGAGCTGCTGGAAGAAGGTAAGAAACGTCTGCAGAGAGATTTGGAGGCAGCGAACACCCAGTTTGAGGAGAAGGCCTCTGCCTATGACAAGCTGGAGAAGACCAAAAACCGCCTGCAGCAGGAGCTCGAGGACACGCTGATGGACTTGGACAACCAGAGACAGAATGTGTCCAACCtggagaagaagcagaagaagttTGACCAG ATGCTGGCCGAGGAGAAGAGTATCTCCAGTAAATATGCAGATGAGAGAGACCGCGCTGAAGCCGAGGCCAGAGAGAAGGACACCAAGGCTCTGTCACTGGGCAGAGCTCTGGACGAGGCCCAGGGTTcaagagaggagctggagagagcCAACAAGGCCctgaagatggagatggaggaccTGATCAGCTCCAAGGATGATGTGGGAAAAAGT GTCCACGAGCTGGAGAAGTCCAAACGAGGCCTGGATGCCCAGGTGGAGGAGATGAAGACCCAGCTAGAGGAGCTAGAGGACGAGCTGCAGGCGGCTGAGGACGCCAAGCTGCGTCTGGAGGTCAACATGCAGGCCCTGAAGGCCCAGTTCGATAGGGACCTCCAGGGACGAGATGAgatgggagaggagaagaagagacagCTCGTCAAGCAG GTCCGTGAGTTGGAGACAGAGTTGGAGGACGAACGTAAGCAGAGGGCCCTGGCGACAGCAGCCAAGAAGAAGTTGGAGACAGACATGAAAGATCTGGAGGGACAGATCGAGACGGCCAGTAAGGGACGGGATGAGGCCATCAAACAGCTCCGCAAGCTCCAG GCCCAGATGAAGGACTACCAGAGGGAGTTGGAAGACGCCCACGCTGCCAGAGAGGAGGTGTTGACTACCGCAAAGGAGAGCGAGAAGAAGGCCAAGGGTCTGGAGGCTGAGCTCATGCAGCTACAGGAG GAAATGGCTGCAGCCGAGAGGGGACGGAAGCAGGCGGAGGCCGAGAGAGACGAGCTGTCTGATGAGCTGGCCAGTAACTCCTCCGGGAA GTCAGCCTTGGCGGACGAGAAACGTCGTCTGGAAGCTAAGATCTCCCAGCtagaggaggagctggaggaagagcagagcaacatggagatCATCAATGACAGGCTGAGGAAGAGCACACAGCAG GTGGATCAGCTGAATAACGAGCTGCAGACAGAGCGCAGCACCTCCCAGAAGAACGAGAGCGCTCGGCAGCAGATGGAGCGCCAGAACAAGGAGCTGAAGGCCAAGCTCCAGGAGATGGAGAaccaagtcaagtccaagtTCAAGTCCTCCATCTCGGCCTTGGAGGCTAAAGTGGCAcagctggaggagcagctggagcaggagaacaG GGAGAAGCAGGCATCTGCAAAGGGTTTGCGCCAGAAGGACAAGAAGCTCAAGGACCTGGTGATGCAGGTGGAAGACGAAAGGAAACAGGGAGAGCAGTACAAAGACCAG GCGGAAAAGGCGAATACCCGCATGAAGCAGCTGAAGCGGCAGCTGGAGGAGTCGGAGGAAGAGTCTCAGCGTGCTACAGCTGCCCGCAGGAAGCTGCAGCGGGAGCTGGATGAGGCCACTGAGGCCAGCGACGCCATGAGCCGCGAGGTCAACACTCTCAAGAGCAAACTCAG GCGCGGAAACGAGCCCTCCTTTGGCAGCACAGCCCGGCGCACGGGCGGAGGCCGAAGGGTGGTCGAGGACGCCTCGGAGGAGGAGGCCGACTCCCAAGGCGACTTCAACGGAACCAAATCTGCAGAGTGA